CGCAGGAGCCCGCAGGCCGCTTCGAGCGTGAGCTGCTGCGCCGAGCCGGGCGTCATCCACGTGAACCACGTGTCGTCGCCGACGACCCCGTCGACGGTGGTCCCGCCCCACGTCTGCAGCGCGCGCACGGCCGTCTCCGTCATCGGGCCGAAGATGCCGTCGATCGGACCCGCGTACGGCACGAACTGGATCACGACATCGGCACCGGTCAGTGCCTGCTGCAACCACGCCACCGCCGGCCCCGTCGATCCGAGCTGCAACGTGGGGGAGGCTTCCCGGTAGCTCGGCAGTTTCGCCCACGTGGCAGGACCGACGATCCCATCCACGGTCAGGCCGTTGCTCTGTTGGAAATTCTCGACCGACGTCTGGAGGCCGGCGTCGAAGACGCCGGTGATCGGCCCGAACGGATTCCAGAGCAACATGCGGGCGAGGACTCTCTGCAGGCGCTTGACATCGTCTCCGGTCGAGCCGAGGCTAATGGTCGCGGGCATCGCCCGATTCCTCCGATCGTGAAGAGCCGGAATGCACGATCCGTCCCAGTGGAGCGCTCACTGTGGTCGTGCCCCCTGACGAGAGGCCTTAGACTTCCAGAAGCAAGACGCGCCGACCACTCTCGGCGCGTCGACTCCTCGGAAACCGGTAGCCTCGATTGTCCGCGGGAGCACGGATCCAACCGGACGCACTCGTCGCTAGTGGGCCCGCCCTCTCTTGCGCGCCGCGGCGGCGGAGCCCGGCTCGTCGCCGGGACGCGGGTCCGATGGAAGATCCGGGTCGATGAGGCTGCCCGACGGATTGCCGTTCGGGTTCGCGCCCAGCATTTGGTTCGCCGTCCACTCTCCCACCCGGCACAGAAGCTCATGGGGGAGTTGCCCGGCGATCCGCGCAGCGCGACCGTAACACTGCACCGCCCAGTTGGGCAGCCCCAAGTCCCGCAGGCGCTGAAGCGACGCCTCGAACTCGCCCCGACGCTGGCGTCCAATGC
The sequence above is drawn from the bacterium genome and encodes:
- a CDS encoding peptidoglycan-binding protein, which encodes MPATISLGSTGDDVKRLQRVLARMLLWNPFGPITGVFDAGLQTSVENFQQSNGLTVDGIVGPATWAKLPSYREASPTLQLGSTGPAVAWLQQALTGADVVIQFVPYAGPIDGIFGPMTETAVRALQTWGGTTVDGVVGDDTWFTWMTPGSAQQLTLEAACGLLRGLL